From Myxocyprinus asiaticus isolate MX2 ecotype Aquarium Trade chromosome 10, UBuf_Myxa_2, whole genome shotgun sequence, the proteins below share one genomic window:
- the LOC127446972 gene encoding toll-like receptor 7, which produces MIMENIFIVMVVLIFCSPELDAAKWYPKSLKCDVSLAINGSEVSVDCTERGLTEVPLGIPMNTTNLTLTINHIPHIMNSSFHNLDNITEIDLRCNCVPIKVGPKDHVCTQSLTIDNGTFWKLKNLKSLYLDGNQLSGIPKGLPSNLVLLSLEVNSIFSVLKENLMELTNIEMLYLGQNCYFRNPCNTSYYVEEDAFLLLDKMTLLSLKSNNMSYVPHKLPSSLKELYLYNNNIQVITEKDFHSLTELEILDLSGNCPHCYNAPFPCNPCPNNAPLQIHENSFKTLKNLKTLRLHSNSLTNILSEWFQNLSGLRVLDLSSNFLSKEITHTSFPVLLPKLNELDLSFNYELQVYPASLNLSRSFGLLKSLRVLRIRGYVFQELTLQDIQPLADLRNLELIDLGTNFIKTAHLGILKNLKSYKIINLSDNKISLPSEGEYMASAANNYRKTHYNSPMSQGAQYHNGEVKDVHYFLYDDYARSCKYKDKERWISSPFDTECSGFGKTLDISRNNIFFLHSRFLNLGELKCLNLSGNAMSQSLNGSEFAQLKNLQYLDFSNNRLDLMYSSAFQELSSLVVLDISRNSHYFVAEGLTHMLNFTKNLNKLSKLIMNDNQISTSTNTEMESFSLEHLEFKGNRLDMLWRDGDTRYVNYFKKLLALKILDISHNNLNFIPEEVFKGLPETLTELYIANNRLTLFEWEGLVYLKNLKLLDLSDNLLTEVSKCLSNNTKSIETLILRKNDIDQLSTNFLKDAFSLKVLDLSYNRIQFIDQSVFPENVIDHLQTLYLNNNNFVCTCNATWFVRWINRTSVNIPRLATDVNCASPGAQRGQSVIFLNLQTCQHNSLSIILYILLTSVILSVLSVTISSHLFLWDVWYIYHFCLAKLKGYRRLSSNSTVYDAFVVYDTKDPAVHEWVMQELRIHLENRGDPRLQLCLEERDWVPGCPLIENLSQSIQLSKRTVFILTGQYISSGNFRTAFYLAHQRLMDEKDDVIVLILLEKMPCHSKYLRLRKRLYKKSVLEWPKNPQAQRYFWFSLRNVMSTDSQQYNKLFQESM; this is translated from the exons ATG ATCATGGAAAATATTTTTATCGTCATGGTTGTTCTCATATTCTGCTCACCAGAGCTGGATGCAGCTAAATGGTACCCCAAAAGTCTGAAGTGTGATGTTTCTCTGGCTATTAACGGGAGTGAGGTCAGCGTCGACTGCACTGAGCGAGGCCTAACCGAAGTTCCATTGGGAATTCCCATGAATACCACTAACCTTACGCTAACTATCAACCACATACCACACATCATGAACAGCTCGTTTCACAACCTGGACAACATCACTGAAATTGACCTGCGCTGCAACTGCGTACCAATCAAGGTTGGTCCCAAAGACCACGTCTGCACACAGAGTTTGACGATTGACAACGGCACCTTCTGGAAGCTAAAGAACCTGAAGTCCCTTTACCTGGATGGTAACCAGCTTTCTGGCATACCTAAGGGCCTTCCTTCTAACCTTGTGCTCTTAAGCCTAGAGGTCAATAGTATTTTTTCAGTGCTTAAAGAGAATCTGATGGAACTGACGAATATAGAGATGCTGTACCTTGGCCAAAATTGCTACTTCAGGAACCCCTGCAACACATCATATTATGTTGAAGAGGATGCGTTTTTGCTGCTTGACAAAATGACTTTGCTTTCTCTGAAGTCTAACAATATGTCCTACGTTCCACACAAGCTACCTTCCAGCCTTAAAGAGTTGTACCTGTACAACAACAATATTCAGGTGATAACGGAGAAGGATTTCCACAGCCTGACGGAGCTAGAGATACTCGATCTGAGTGGGAATTGCCCACACTGCTATAATGCGCCTTTCCCATGCAATCCATGCCCAAATAATGCCCCACTTCAGAtacatgagaactccttcaaGACTTTGAAGAATCTTAAAACTCTTCGGCTTCACAGTAACTCTCTAACAAACATACTTTCGGAGTGGTTTCAAAACTTGTCAGGGCTTCGTGTTCTAGACCTCTCAAGTAATTTTTTGTCTAAAGAGATAACGCACACCAGCTTTCCTGTTTTGTTGCCTAAACTAAATGAGTTGGATCTGTCTTTCAATTACGAACTACAGGTCTATCCAGCATCTCTCAACCTGTCGAGATCATTTGGCTTGCTTAAATCTCTTCGAGTCCTAAGAATCAGAGGTTATGTTTTTCAAGAACTCACACTCCAAGATATTCAGCCTTTGGCTGATTTGAGGAATCTGGAGCTTATTGACCTTGGAACAAACTTCATAAAAACAGCACATCTCGGCATCCTGAAGAACCTGAAAAGCTACAAAATCATCAACTTATCTGACAACAAAATCTCATTGCCTTCGGAAGGAGAATACATGgcttcagcagctaataactacAGAAAAACCCATTATAATTCCCCAATGTCGCAAGGTGCACAGTATCACAATGGAGAAGTGAAGGATGTTCACTATTTCCTTTATGACGATTATGCACGAAGCTGCAAATATAAGGACAAGGAACGCTGGATTTCAAGTCCTTTCGACACCGAATGTAGTGGCTTTGGAAAAACGTTGGATATTAGCAGGAATAATATCTTCTTCCTACATTCCAGATTCCTCAATCTTGGTGAACTGAAGTGTTTAAATCTATCGGGAAACGCCATGAGCCAGAGTTTGAATGGTTCCGAGTTTGCTCAGTTGAAGAACTTGCAATATCTGGACTTTTCTAACAATCGTCTGGATTTAATGTACtcttctgcatttcaggaattaAGCAGCCTTGTTGTACTGGATATCAGCCGCAACAGTCATTACTTTGTAGCCGAGGGTTTAACTCACATGCTAAATTTTACAAAGAACTTGAATAAACTGAGCAAACTAATCATGAACGATAATCAAATATCCACATCGACGAACACTGAAATGGAAAGTTTTTCTCTGGAACATCTGGAGTTTAAAGGAAACCGTCTCGATATGCTGTGGAGAGACGGAGACACAAGATATGTCAACTACTTCAAGAAACTTTTAGCCTTGAAGATACTCGACATTTCTCACAACAACCTAAACTTCATTCCGGAAGAAGTTTTCAAAGGCCTTCCAGAGACGCTCACAGAATTGTACATAGCTAACAACAGATTAACATTATTTGAGTGGGAGGGGCTTGTGTACCTTAAAAACTTGAAGCTCTTGGACCTTAGTGACAATCTCTTAACAGAAGTTTCTAAATGCCTGTCTAACAACACAAAATCTATTGAAACTCTTATATTACGCAAGAATGACATTGATCAACTGTCCACTAACTTTCTAAAGGATGCGTTCAGCCTCAAAGTCCTCGACTTAAGTTACAACCGAATCCAGTTCATTGATCAGTCAGTTTTCCCAGAAAATGTTATAGACCATCTTCAAACCCTTTacctcaacaacaacaactttgtGTGCACCTGCAATGCCACATGGTTTGTCAGATGGATCAATCGTACATCCGTGAATATTCCACGCCTTGCTACGGACGTCAACTGCGCTTCTCCAGGTGCCCAAAGAGGTCAAAGTGTAATTTTCCTAAACCTTCAGACATGCCAACACAATTCCCTGTCCATCATCCTGTACATTTTACTAACCTCCGTGATTCTCAGCGTCCTTAGCGTCACAATCTCGAGTCATCTCTTTCTCTGGGATGTCTGGTATATTTACCACTTTTGTCTTGCCAAACTCAAGGGATATCGCCGGCTGTCGTCCAACAGCACCGTCTACGATGCCTTTGTGGTCTATGATACGAAAGACCCAGCAGTTCACGAGTGGGTGATGCAAGAACTTCGCATTCACCTGGAGAATAGGGGTGATCCACGGCTACAGCTCTGTTTGGAGGAACGGGATTGGGTTCCTGGTTGTCCCCTCATTGAGAACCTTTCCCAGAGCATACAGCTAAGCAAACGCACCGTGTTCATCCTGACCGGACAATACATCAGCAGCGGCAACTTCAGGACAGCATTTTATTTGGCCCACCAGAGACTCATGGATGAGAAGGATGATGTTATTGTCTTGATCTTGTTGGAGAAGATGCCTTGTCACTCCAAATACCTCAGATTGAGGAAGAGGCTGTACAAGAAATCTGTTCTGGAGTGGCCCAAGAATCCTCAAGCACAGAGGTACTTTTGGTTCAGTCTCAGGAACGTCATGTCAACAGATAGCCAACAATACAATAAACTCTTCCAAGAATCAATGTGA